The following proteins are encoded in a genomic region of Porphyrobacter sp. CACIAM 03H1:
- a CDS encoding rod shape-determining protein, whose amino-acid sequence MSFLSNLFKFGSQNMAIDLGTANTLVYVQDQGIVLNEPSVVAIETINGIRRVKAVGDDAKMMMGKTPDSIEAIRPLRDGVIADIEVAEQMIKHFIQKVHGKKSMFRYPEIVICVPSGSTSVERRAIRDAASNAGASDVHLILEPMAAAIGADMPVTEPVGSMVVDIGGGTTEVAVLSLRGLAYTTSVRTGGDKMDEAIVSYVRRHHNLLIGDATAERIKKDYGIAMIPEDGVGEIITLKGRDLVNGVPKEITINQAHVAEALSEPIGAIVEGVRIALENTAPELAADIVDQGIVLTGGGALIRRLDEHLREETGLPVSVAEDPLTCVAIGTGRAMEDPVYRGVLMTA is encoded by the coding sequence ATGAGCTTCCTGTCCAATCTCTTCAAGTTCGGCTCGCAGAACATGGCGATCGATCTCGGCACCGCCAACACGCTGGTCTATGTCCAGGATCAGGGCATTGTCCTCAACGAACCCTCGGTGGTGGCGATCGAGACGATCAACGGCATCCGCCGCGTCAAGGCCGTGGGCGACGATGCGAAGATGATGATGGGCAAGACCCCCGACAGCATCGAGGCGATCCGCCCGCTGCGCGACGGCGTGATCGCCGACATCGAAGTGGCCGAGCAGATGATCAAGCACTTCATCCAGAAGGTGCACGGCAAGAAGTCGATGTTCCGCTACCCCGAAATCGTCATCTGCGTGCCCTCGGGCTCGACCTCGGTCGAGCGCCGCGCGATCCGTGACGCCGCCTCTAACGCGGGGGCATCGGACGTCCACCTGATTCTCGAGCCGATGGCCGCTGCGATCGGCGCCGACATGCCCGTGACCGAGCCCGTCGGCTCGATGGTGGTCGATATCGGCGGCGGCACCACCGAAGTCGCGGTGCTCTCGCTGCGCGGCCTCGCCTACACCACCTCGGTGCGGACCGGGGGCGACAAGATGGACGAAGCGATCGTCAGCTATGTCCGCCGCCACCACAACCTCCTGATCGGCGACGCCACGGCCGAGCGCATCAAGAAGGATTACGGCATCGCCATGATCCCCGAGGACGGTGTGGGCGAGATCATCACCCTCAAGGGCCGCGACCTCGTCAACGGCGTGCCCAAGGAAATCACCATCAACCAGGCGCATGTCGCCGAAGCCCTGTCCGAACCCATCGGCGCGATCGTCGAGGGCGTGCGCATCGCGCTCGAGAACACCGCGCCGGAACTGGCGGCGGACATCGTCGACCAGGGTATAGTGCTCACGGGCGGCGGTGCCTTGATCCGGCGGCTCGACGAGCACCTGCGCGAGGAAACGGGCCTGCCCGTCTCGGTCGCCGAGGATCCGCTCACCTGCGTCGCCATCGGCACCGGCCGGGCGATGGAGGATCCGGTCTACCGCGGCGTGCTGATGACCGCGTGA
- the mutL gene encoding DNA mismatch repair endonuclease MutL: MPEIRRLPSELVNRIAAGEVVERPAAALKELVENAIDAGARRIGVVLAEGGLQRIEVVDDGCGMGPAAMALALERHATSKLPDSLIGPDGAIELVTTLGFRGEALPSIASVARLTIESREGAAAEGWRRVVDHGALIADEPAALPAGTRVRVEELFAKVPARRKFLRSARSEYAACLDVVRRLAMARPDIAFTLETLNDGAKRTVLSLQADEELATRVARIIAHELKDNSVPIDLARDTPHGVMRLTGVAGLPTWNRGVADHQYLFVNGRPVKDRLLVGAVRGAYADMLARDRHAVLALFLELPPQDVDVNVHPAKTEVRFRDSTGVRGFIVSGLRQALATGDRRSAQGPDRAAMARWVSEPVLLSRSREGLGVGESQTPLWPMQAHPNPSREREGLLLREASLAWSQPQGRAEEAAPVPAEAQSYPLGIARGQVANTYIVAEAADGLVLVDQHAAHERLVLERLRAAGADEGVRRSQALLVPDVVEMDEVDCDRLEDAAEGLARYGLVIERFGPSAMLVRAVPSAIAKADTAKLLTDLADDIAKHGKQEDSGALLLAERLELVLATMACHGSVRAGRVLSVAEMNALLREMEATPRSGQCNHGRPTWVKLSMEDVEKLFGRH, encoded by the coding sequence ATGCCGGAAATTCGTCGCCTTCCCTCCGAACTCGTCAACCGCATCGCTGCGGGCGAGGTGGTCGAGCGCCCGGCGGCGGCGCTCAAGGAGCTGGTCGAGAACGCCATCGACGCGGGCGCGCGGCGAATCGGCGTGGTGCTGGCCGAGGGCGGATTGCAGCGCATCGAGGTGGTCGACGACGGCTGCGGGATGGGGCCTGCCGCGATGGCGCTGGCGCTGGAACGGCACGCGACCTCCAAGCTTCCCGATTCGCTGATCGGTCCGGATGGCGCGATCGAGCTGGTGACGACCCTGGGCTTTCGCGGCGAGGCCCTGCCAAGCATCGCCAGCGTCGCGCGCCTCACCATCGAGAGCCGGGAGGGCGCAGCGGCGGAAGGCTGGCGTCGGGTGGTCGATCACGGCGCCCTGATCGCCGACGAGCCCGCCGCGCTCCCGGCGGGCACGCGCGTGCGGGTTGAGGAGCTGTTCGCCAAGGTCCCCGCGCGCCGCAAGTTCCTGCGTTCGGCGCGGAGCGAATATGCCGCCTGCCTCGACGTGGTGCGCCGCCTCGCGATGGCGCGGCCCGACATTGCCTTCACCCTCGAGACGCTCAATGACGGTGCCAAGCGCACCGTGCTCTCGCTCCAGGCGGACGAGGAACTCGCGACCCGCGTTGCCCGGATCATCGCGCATGAATTGAAGGACAATTCCGTTCCCATCGACCTTGCCCGCGACACCCCGCACGGGGTCATGCGCCTGACGGGCGTGGCGGGGCTGCCGACCTGGAACCGGGGCGTTGCCGATCACCAGTATCTGTTCGTCAACGGCAGGCCCGTGAAGGACCGGCTGCTGGTCGGCGCGGTGCGAGGGGCCTATGCCGACATGCTCGCGCGCGATCGCCATGCGGTGCTTGCCCTGTTCCTCGAACTGCCGCCGCAGGATGTCGACGTGAACGTCCATCCGGCCAAGACCGAGGTGCGCTTCCGCGACAGCACAGGGGTACGCGGCTTCATCGTCTCGGGGCTGCGGCAGGCGCTCGCGACCGGGGACAGGCGTAGCGCGCAGGGTCCGGACCGCGCGGCGATGGCGCGCTGGGTGAGTGAGCCCGTTCTCCTCTCCCGCTCGCGGGAGGGGCTGGGGGTGGGCGAGTCACAGACCCCGCTCTGGCCTATGCAGGCCCACCCCAACCCCTCCCGCGAGCGGGAGGGGCTATTGCTGCGCGAAGCCTCGCTCGCATGGTCGCAACCACAGGGCCGGGCCGAGGAAGCGGCACCCGTACCCGCCGAAGCCCAGTCCTACCCGCTCGGCATCGCGCGGGGACAGGTCGCCAACACCTACATCGTCGCCGAGGCCGCCGACGGGCTCGTCCTGGTCGACCAGCACGCCGCGCACGAGCGTCTCGTGCTCGAACGCCTGCGCGCAGCTGGCGCGGACGAGGGCGTGCGCCGTTCGCAGGCGCTGCTGGTGCCCGACGTGGTCGAGATGGATGAAGTCGATTGCGACCGCCTCGAGGACGCTGCCGAGGGGCTCGCCCGCTACGGGCTCGTGATCGAACGCTTCGGCCCGTCCGCGATGCTGGTGCGGGCCGTGCCCTCGGCCATCGCCAAGGCGGATACGGCCAAGCTCCTCACCGACCTTGCCGACGACATCGCCAAGCACGGCAAGCAGGAGGACAGCGGCGCGCTGCTGCTCGCCGAACGGCTCGAACTGGTGCTTGCCACGATGGCCTGCCACGGGTCGGTGCGTGCGGGCCGCGTCCTCAGTGTCGCCGAAATGAACGCCCTGCTTCGAGAGATGGAGGCAACCCCCCGGTCAGGCCAGTGCAACCACGGCCGCCCGACCTGGGTGAAGCTCTCGATGGAAGACGTCGAGAAGCTCTTCGGCCGCCACTGA
- a CDS encoding DUF1206 domain-containing protein: MAGTDGKFETLVRIGYFSRAVLYIALGLLALTGASRMREGMDGIFRAVEDLPAGDLLLWVLVVGLVAYALFRLASPLFDIEHNGSDAKGWGKRIGHAGSAVAHLALAWTAFRFATGEPGGGGAGASQAAAGVLSVDFGALALGLLGIAFFIAAVAQAQKGITGSFMRRIAADAPDATRWLGMAGYLARAAVFAVIGWSLVETGFLSQGASNVKTLGEAVASLADTGWAFTLVAAGLLLFGLFSLILARWRIIPDLDPHGRVPSFRS, encoded by the coding sequence GTGGCGGGAACAGACGGCAAATTCGAAACTCTGGTGCGGATCGGCTATTTCAGCCGCGCCGTGCTCTACATCGCCCTCGGGCTGCTCGCGCTGACCGGCGCAAGCCGGATGCGCGAGGGAATGGACGGCATCTTCCGCGCCGTCGAGGACCTGCCGGCAGGCGACCTGCTGCTGTGGGTGCTGGTGGTGGGCCTCGTCGCCTATGCGCTGTTCCGCCTCGCCTCGCCCCTGTTCGATATCGAGCACAACGGCTCGGATGCGAAGGGATGGGGCAAGCGCATTGGCCATGCCGGGAGCGCCGTCGCCCACCTCGCGCTGGCCTGGACCGCCTTCCGCTTCGCGACCGGCGAGCCTGGTGGCGGCGGAGCGGGGGCGTCGCAGGCTGCGGCCGGGGTGCTGTCGGTCGACTTCGGTGCGCTCGCGCTCGGACTTCTCGGCATCGCCTTCTTCATCGCCGCCGTCGCGCAGGCACAGAAGGGCATCACCGGCAGCTTCATGCGCCGCATCGCCGCCGATGCGCCCGATGCGACCCGGTGGCTCGGCATGGCGGGCTATCTGGCGCGCGCTGCGGTCTTCGCGGTCATCGGCTGGTCGCTGGTGGAGACGGGTTTCCTGTCGCAGGGCGCATCCAACGTGAAGACGCTCGGCGAGGCGGTCGCATCGCTGGCGGACACCGGATGGGCCTTCACGCTGGTGGCCGCCGGTCTGCTGCTGTTCGGGCTGTTCAGCCTGATCCTTGCTCGCTGGCGGATCATCCCCGATCTCGACCCCCACGGACGGGTGCCGTCATTCCGATCCTGA
- a CDS encoding ectonucleotide pyrophosphatase/phosphodiesterase → MRHILVLIALLFLPAGLAAQEASRPVTVLVGIDGFRPDYLDRGITPHLSALAAQGAAGPMRPSFPTKTFPNHYALVTGKRPDRNGIVGNSMIDPRRPGVMFSLGNAAQALDPFWWNEAEPVWITAEKAGLRSATMFWPGSEVAIQEMHPSDWLRFDQNVTNVQRVNTLLDWLRRPPDIRPAFATIYFDTVDTQGHRFGPDSAEVNAAIAEVDARIGDLVAGAARLGAAVNWVIVADHGMRQTDEARVIQLDTLIDRASYIAVETGPYAAIEPAAGTDNRVAEALLKPHEHMTCARKEDLPARLHYGANPRVAAIICLAEPGWTILSGPSLYPVTGGAHGYDNADPEMLAVFIASGPAFAEGARLPVFDNVAVAALLRAVLGLPEDAQADGRLADLKAALRP, encoded by the coding sequence ATGCGCCACATCCTCGTCCTGATCGCCCTCCTGTTCCTTCCCGCCGGGCTCGCGGCGCAGGAGGCATCCCGCCCCGTCACCGTGCTCGTCGGGATCGACGGGTTCCGCCCCGATTACCTCGACCGCGGCATCACCCCGCACCTCTCCGCGCTGGCGGCGCAGGGCGCGGCAGGCCCTATGCGGCCGAGCTTTCCCACCAAGACCTTCCCCAACCACTATGCGCTCGTCACGGGCAAGCGGCCCGATCGCAACGGGATCGTCGGCAATTCGATGATCGACCCGCGCCGTCCGGGGGTGATGTTCAGCCTCGGCAATGCGGCGCAGGCGCTCGATCCCTTCTGGTGGAACGAGGCCGAGCCGGTCTGGATCACTGCCGAGAAAGCGGGACTGCGCAGCGCCACGATGTTCTGGCCGGGCAGCGAGGTCGCGATCCAGGAAATGCACCCGTCCGACTGGCTGCGCTTCGACCAGAACGTGACCAACGTGCAGCGGGTGAACACCCTCCTCGACTGGCTCCGCCGTCCCCCCGATATCCGTCCCGCCTTCGCCACGATCTACTTCGACACGGTCGACACGCAGGGCCACCGCTTCGGTCCAGACAGCGCCGAGGTGAACGCTGCCATCGCCGAGGTCGACGCGCGGATCGGCGATCTCGTGGCCGGCGCGGCGCGGCTGGGTGCGGCGGTCAACTGGGTGATCGTCGCCGACCACGGGATGCGCCAGACCGACGAGGCGCGGGTGATCCAGCTCGACACGCTCATCGACCGCGCAAGCTATATCGCGGTCGAGACCGGCCCCTATGCCGCGATCGAGCCTGCCGCGGGGACGGACAACCGCGTCGCCGAAGCCCTGCTGAAGCCGCACGAGCACATGACCTGCGCCCGCAAGGAGGATCTGCCGGCGCGGCTCCACTACGGTGCCAATCCGCGGGTCGCCGCGATCATCTGCCTTGCCGAGCCGGGCTGGACGATCCTCTCGGGTCCCTCTCTCTATCCGGTCACGGGAGGCGCGCACGGCTACGACAATGCCGATCCCGAGATGCTCGCCGTGTTCATCGCCAGCGGCCCCGCCTTCGCCGAGGGCGCGCGCTTGCCGGTGTTCGACAATGTCGCGGTCGCCGCCCTGCTGCGCGCGGTTCTGGGGCTGCCGGAGGATGCGCAGGCAGATGGCAGGCTGGCCGACCTGAAGGCCGCGCTTCGCCCCTGA
- the ychF gene encoding redox-regulated ATPase YchF yields MGFRCGIVGLPNVGKSTLFNALTETQAAQAANYPFCTIEPNVGQVAVPDERLQKIAAIAKSAKIIETQLGFVDIAGLVKGASKGEGLGNQFLGNIREVDAIVHVLRCFEDDDIQHVANKVDPIADAEVVETELMLADLESLEKRVPAAAKRATGGDKEAKAMASVLGQALELLREGKPARLTVPNDDEEARLFKQAQLLTAKPVLYVCNVAEEDAATGNALSEKVFAKAAAEGAEAVVVSAAIEAELVAMPEEDRGEFLEALGLTESGLARVIRAGYKLLGLKTFFTAGPKEARAWTFPAGAKAPQAAGEIHSDFERGFIRAETIAYEDYIALGGEAGAKEAGKLRQEGKEYVVQDGDVLLFKFNV; encoded by the coding sequence ATGGGTTTCCGTTGCGGGATCGTCGGCCTGCCGAATGTCGGCAAGTCCACTCTGTTCAATGCGCTCACCGAGACGCAGGCGGCGCAGGCGGCGAACTATCCCTTCTGCACGATCGAGCCCAATGTCGGCCAGGTCGCCGTGCCCGACGAGCGCCTGCAGAAGATCGCCGCAATCGCCAAGAGCGCCAAGATCATCGAAACCCAGCTCGGCTTCGTCGACATCGCCGGCCTCGTGAAAGGCGCGAGCAAGGGCGAAGGTCTCGGCAACCAGTTCCTCGGCAATATCCGCGAGGTCGACGCGATCGTCCACGTCCTGCGCTGCTTCGAAGATGACGACATCCAGCACGTCGCCAACAAGGTCGATCCCATCGCCGACGCCGAAGTGGTCGAGACCGAACTGATGCTGGCTGACCTCGAAAGCCTCGAAAAGCGCGTCCCCGCCGCCGCCAAGCGCGCCACGGGCGGCGACAAGGAAGCCAAGGCGATGGCGAGCGTGCTCGGCCAGGCGCTGGAGCTGCTCCGCGAGGGCAAACCCGCACGTCTCACCGTGCCGAACGACGACGAGGAAGCGCGGCTCTTCAAGCAGGCGCAGCTGCTCACCGCCAAGCCCGTGCTCTACGTGTGCAACGTCGCGGAAGAGGACGCCGCCACCGGCAATGCCCTCTCCGAAAAGGTCTTCGCCAAGGCTGCCGCCGAAGGTGCCGAGGCGGTGGTGGTATCCGCCGCGATCGAGGCCGAACTGGTCGCCATGCCGGAAGAAGACCGGGGCGAGTTCCTCGAAGCGCTCGGCCTCACCGAAAGCGGCCTCGCCCGTGTGATCCGCGCCGGCTACAAGCTGCTCGGCCTCAAGACCTTCTTCACCGCCGGCCCGAAGGAAGCGCGCGCCTGGACCTTCCCGGCGGGCGCCAAGGCCCCGCAGGCGGCAGGCGAGATCCACTCGGATTTCGAACGTGGTTTCATCCGCGCCGAGACCATCGCCTACGAGGACTACATCGCGCTGGGCGGCGAAGCGGGCGCCAAGGAAGCGGGCAAGCTGCGGCAGGAAGGCAAGGAATACGTGGTGCAAGACGGCGACGTGCTGCTCTTCAAGTTCAACGTCTGA
- a CDS encoding SDR family oxidoreductase, protein MSNINRRTLLAGAAATASLAATIRVGAAEPVYTSQLDFKGKSVLITGCSSGFGRLAAELLARQGAKVFATMRGLPRPEAEQLRIMALNERLDLHVIEIDVTSDEQVKEGVAEAEMIAGGGIDVLVNNAGIGITSPVEVQDMEATRLIFETNVFGPHRMARAVLPGMRKKGAGQIIQISSQLGRVISPWSGHYSATKFALEAMSEQLAYELVPHRIDVSIIEPGGYPTKVWVNRNTYSAALKERAEAVHTEGYPQQVARMGTEDGSGRSNDPADVAKAIAGLIAQPPGTRPLRLPVSPGNKPQVPINEVTARVQTEWLGGSPVVGPLVRAVHQR, encoded by the coding sequence ATGAGCAACATCAATCGCCGCACCCTCCTTGCCGGAGCCGCCGCCACCGCCTCGCTCGCCGCCACTATCCGGGTAGGCGCGGCCGAACCGGTCTACACCTCGCAGCTCGACTTCAAGGGCAAGAGCGTGCTGATCACCGGCTGTTCGTCCGGGTTCGGCAGGCTCGCGGCGGAGCTGCTGGCGCGGCAGGGGGCGAAGGTCTTCGCCACCATGCGCGGCCTGCCCCGACCCGAGGCCGAGCAGCTGCGCATCATGGCGCTGAACGAACGGCTCGACCTTCACGTGATCGAGATCGACGTCACCTCCGACGAGCAGGTGAAAGAGGGCGTTGCCGAGGCGGAGATGATCGCGGGCGGCGGGATCGATGTCCTCGTCAACAATGCCGGCATCGGCATCACCTCGCCGGTCGAGGTGCAGGACATGGAAGCCACCCGCCTGATCTTCGAGACCAACGTCTTCGGCCCGCACCGTATGGCACGCGCGGTGCTGCCGGGGATGCGCAAGAAGGGCGCGGGCCAGATCATCCAGATCTCGAGCCAGCTCGGCCGCGTCATCTCGCCGTGGTCAGGGCACTACTCGGCCACCAAGTTCGCGCTTGAGGCGATGAGCGAGCAGCTCGCCTACGAGCTGGTGCCGCACAGGATCGACGTCTCGATCATAGAGCCGGGCGGCTATCCGACGAAGGTCTGGGTCAACCGCAACACCTATTCCGCCGCGCTCAAGGAGCGGGCCGAGGCGGTGCACACCGAGGGCTACCCTCAGCAGGTGGCGCGGATGGGCACCGAGGACGGATCCGGGCGCAGCAACGATCCTGCCGATGTCGCCAAGGCCATCGCGGGCCTGATCGCCCAGCCTCCCGGCACCCGCCCGCTGCGCCTGCCGGTGTCGCCCGGCAACAAGCCGCAGGTGCCGATCAACGAGGTCACCGCGCGGGTGCAGACCGAGTGGCTCGGAGGGTCGCCGGTGGTCGGCCCGCTGGTCAGGGCCGTGCACCAGCGGTGA
- the pth gene encoding aminoacyl-tRNA hydrolase gives MQIWVGLGNPGPRYALHRHNVGFMAVDVIADMHSFGPVQKKFSGWAQEGRIGSQKVLLLKPATFMNESGRSVGEALRFFKLGTDALTVFHDELDLAPFKVKVKQGGGHAGHNGLRSIDQHLGPDFRRIRLGIGHPGHKDRVTGHVLGNFAKAEEDDLAAMLGAIGAEAEWLAKGDDVRFMNDVALRMQG, from the coding sequence ATGCAGATCTGGGTCGGCCTCGGAAATCCCGGACCGCGCTATGCGCTCCACCGGCACAATGTCGGCTTCATGGCCGTGGACGTGATCGCCGACATGCATTCCTTCGGACCCGTCCAGAAAAAGTTCAGCGGGTGGGCGCAGGAAGGGCGGATCGGCAGCCAGAAGGTGCTGCTGCTGAAGCCCGCGACCTTCATGAACGAAAGCGGCCGCTCTGTCGGCGAGGCGCTGCGCTTCTTCAAGCTCGGCACCGACGCGCTGACGGTGTTCCACGACGAGCTCGACCTTGCCCCGTTCAAGGTCAAGGTGAAGCAGGGCGGCGGCCATGCCGGGCACAATGGGCTGCGCTCGATCGACCAGCATCTGGGCCCCGACTTCCGCCGCATCCGCCTCGGCATCGGCCACCCCGGCCACAAGGACCGGGTGACCGGCCACGTCCTCGGCAATTTCGCGAAGGCCGAGGAGGACGATCTTGCCGCCATGCTCGGCGCAATCGGCGCGGAGGCGGAGTGGCTGGCGAAGGGCGACGACGTGCGCTTCATGAACGATGTCGCGCTCAGGATGCAGGGCTAG
- a CDS encoding 50S ribosomal protein L25/general stress protein Ctc — MSETLTLPAEARERAGKGASRALRRDGRTPAVIYGGKEEPTLIHVEQKELVRQLMTGHFMNSIVNIEIGGKTVRTLPKDVAFHPVTDRPTHVDFLRLTGDSKVEVAVPVVFINEEASPGLKKGGVLNIVRHELELVCASDSIPEEIQIDVTGRDVGESIHISDVTLPKGVTSAITDRDFTIATLVAPSALKSSEGDTTQADAE, encoded by the coding sequence ATGAGCGAGACTCTCACGCTGCCGGCCGAAGCGCGCGAACGGGCTGGCAAGGGAGCCTCCCGAGCACTTCGCCGCGATGGTCGGACCCCTGCTGTCATCTATGGCGGCAAGGAAGAACCCACCCTGATCCACGTCGAGCAGAAGGAACTGGTCCGTCAGCTGATGACCGGCCACTTCATGAACTCGATCGTCAACATCGAGATCGGTGGCAAGACCGTCCGCACCCTGCCCAAGGATGTCGCGTTCCACCCGGTGACCGACCGCCCGACCCATGTCGACTTCCTGCGCCTCACCGGCGACAGCAAGGTCGAAGTGGCCGTGCCGGTGGTGTTCATCAACGAGGAAGCCTCGCCGGGCCTCAAGAAGGGCGGCGTGCTCAACATCGTGCGCCATGAGCTCGAACTGGTCTGCGCGAGCGACTCCATCCCGGAAGAGATCCAGATCGACGTGACCGGCCGTGACGTGGGCGAATCGATCCACATCAGCGACGTGACCCTGCCCAAGGGCGTCACCAGCGCGATCACCGACCGCGACTTCACCATCGCAACGCTCGTCGCCCCCTCGGCGCTCAAGAGCAGCGAAGGCGACACGACGCAGGCTGACGCGGAGTAA
- a CDS encoding TraB/GumN family protein, producing the protein MRAAFGAMARRLAAGVIASLLLIGLAACGNRPADAPPPNPLLYEIASADGAVEGWMLGTIHALPDGTDWRTPAIGRVIDTADLLVVEVGEVKGRDEGPSIYRSLAQSPGLPPLAQRLPADLRPQLASLLERGGLDESAFAAEESWAAAIGLARIEAAGDSANGVDRALITDFAGRPVRQLEGLRGQLSIFDRLPETAQREMLAAVVRESTSAGRDPERLVRAWLAGDAATIEQSTREGFLADPTVREALLTGRNRRWTAALVPLLAEAPRPLIAVGAAHLVGPGGLAALLEAQGYRIRRIP; encoded by the coding sequence ATGCGCGCAGCTTTCGGGGCGATGGCGCGGCGGCTTGCCGCAGGCGTCATCGCCTCGCTCCTCCTCATCGGTCTTGCCGCCTGCGGCAATCGCCCCGCGGACGCCCCCCCCCCCAACCCGCTGCTCTACGAGATCGCCTCGGCCGATGGCGCAGTGGAGGGATGGATGCTCGGCACCATCCACGCCCTGCCCGACGGCACCGACTGGCGCACCCCTGCAATCGGCCGTGTCATCGACACGGCCGATTTGCTCGTGGTGGAAGTGGGCGAAGTGAAGGGGCGTGACGAGGGGCCCTCGATCTACAGGAGCCTCGCGCAAAGCCCCGGCCTCCCGCCGCTCGCCCAGCGCTTGCCCGCCGATCTGCGCCCGCAGCTGGCCTCCCTGCTCGAGCGCGGCGGACTGGACGAGAGCGCCTTCGCCGCCGAGGAAAGCTGGGCGGCAGCAATCGGCCTTGCACGGATCGAGGCAGCCGGCGATTCCGCCAACGGGGTCGACCGCGCGCTGATCACCGACTTCGCCGGCCGCCCGGTGCGCCAACTCGAAGGATTGCGCGGCCAGCTTTCGATCTTCGACCGCCTCCCCGAAACCGCACAGCGCGAGATGCTCGCCGCCGTGGTGCGCGAGAGCACAAGCGCCGGAAGGGATCCAGAACGCCTGGTGCGCGCCTGGCTGGCGGGCGATGCGGCAACCATCGAACAATCGACCCGCGAGGGCTTTCTTGCCGATCCGACCGTGCGCGAGGCGCTGCTCACAGGGCGCAACCGGCGCTGGACGGCGGCGCTCGTGCCGCTGCTTGCCGAGGCTCCGCGCCCGCTGATCGCGGTCGGCGCTGCGCATCTGGTCGGCCCCGGAGGGCTGGCCGCCCTGCTGGAGGCGCAAGGCTACCGCATTCGCCGCATTCCCTAG
- a CDS encoding TraB/GumN family protein, which translates to MKLATLFSLAVAPLALLAANPALAQDHAGHTAAAPAGKGPALWKVADEDTTIYLFGTVHVLPKDLEWYDATIAEAFDSSGTIVTEIPMDAASEAQMAQLTQAKGMLPAGTTLRSLLNAEQTAAYTAAMGKIGIPVEAFDPVKPWLAGLTLSILPLMQQGYDPNSGVEKVLLAKAEGKEKGALETAEFQLSIFDGMTQEAQVAFMMEAATGIDEVKPTLDRMVAEWAKGDADRLAEVMNEGMSDPAVAEALLYKRNANWAEWIDTRLDTPGTVFIAVGAGHLAGAKSVQDYLAQKGIAVTRVK; encoded by the coding sequence ATGAAGCTTGCCACCCTGTTCAGCCTAGCGGTCGCTCCCCTTGCGCTCCTCGCCGCCAACCCGGCGCTCGCGCAGGACCACGCCGGCCACACCGCCGCCGCCCCTGCCGGCAAGGGCCCCGCCCTGTGGAAGGTCGCCGACGAGGACACCACCATCTACCTGTTCGGCACGGTTCACGTGCTGCCCAAGGACCTCGAATGGTACGACGCCACCATTGCCGAGGCCTTCGACAGCTCCGGCACCATCGTGACCGAGATCCCGATGGATGCCGCGAGCGAGGCGCAGATGGCCCAGCTCACCCAGGCCAAGGGGATGCTTCCCGCCGGCACGACCCTGCGTTCGCTGCTCAATGCCGAACAGACCGCCGCCTATACCGCGGCGATGGGCAAGATCGGCATTCCGGTCGAGGCCTTCGATCCGGTCAAGCCGTGGCTCGCAGGCCTCACGCTCTCGATCCTGCCGCTGATGCAGCAGGGCTATGACCCCAACAGCGGGGTCGAGAAGGTGTTGCTCGCCAAGGCCGAGGGCAAGGAAAAGGGCGCGCTCGAGACCGCCGAGTTCCAGCTCAGCATCTTCGACGGCATGACCCAGGAGGCGCAGGTCGCCTTCATGATGGAGGCGGCCACCGGCATCGACGAGGTCAAGCCGACGCTCGACCGCATGGTCGCCGAATGGGCCAAGGGCGATGCCGACCGGCTGGCCGAGGTGATGAACGAGGGCATGAGCGATCCCGCCGTCGCCGAGGCGCTGCTCTACAAGCGCAATGCCAACTGGGCCGAGTGGATCGACACCCGCCTGGATACGCCCGGCACGGTGTTCATCGCGGTCGGCGCGGGCCATCTTGCCGGTGCCAAGAGCGTGCAGGATTACCTCGCGCAGAAGGGCATCGCGGTGACGCGGGTCAAGTGA
- a CDS encoding helix-turn-helix transcriptional regulator: MKNRLKVLRAERDWSQAELAGRLDVSRQAVNAIETGKHDPSLPLAFRIARLFDMRIEDIFDDGDVA, encoded by the coding sequence GTGAAGAACCGTCTCAAGGTCCTGCGCGCCGAACGCGACTGGAGCCAGGCGGAGCTTGCCGGCCGGCTCGATGTGTCGCGCCAGGCGGTCAACGCGATCGAGACCGGCAAGCACGACCCCTCCCTCCCCCTCGCCTTCCGCATCGCCCGGCTGTTCGACATGCGGATCGAGGACATTTTCGACGATGGAGACGTCGCATGA